In Corynebacterium endometrii, one DNA window encodes the following:
- the rpsO gene encoding 30S ribosomal protein S15, which yields MALSTEKKAEILKEYGLHETDTGSPEAQVALLTSRINTLTEHLKYHKHDHHSRRGLLLLVGRRRGLLKYLAANNVDRYRDLISRLGLRR from the coding sequence ATGGCATTGAGCACTGAGAAGAAGGCTGAAATCCTTAAGGAGTACGGCCTTCACGAGACCGATACCGGTTCCCCAGAGGCGCAGGTTGCACTGCTGACCTCCCGCATCAACACTCTGACTGAGCACCTGAAGTACCACAAGCATGACCACCACTCCCGTCGTGGCCTGCTGTTGCTCGTAGGTCGCCGCCGTGGCCTGCTGAAGTACCTCGCGGCCAACAACGTTGACCGCTACCGCGACCTGATTTCCCGCCTGGGCCTGCGTCGCTAA
- a CDS encoding nucleoside hydrolase, with translation MARKIILDLDTGIDDALALAYALGSPDLELLAVTGTYGNVTVEQGVANTLSLLDLLARPDIPVYAGPGHASDRQGFEVLEISRFIHGGNGIGNVDVARSSRGVQAGSAVDFLIGAVASHGDDLVIVSTGPSTTVAQAMKQSEDFAHNARIVFMGGALTVPGNVTPWSEANVHQDPPASDYMLRQSRDISMVGLDVTLQTLLTTEHTATWRGLGTAAGRTYADMLDYYIDAYAVTAPYLGGCGLHDPLAVAAAEDDSIITWLPHAMKVDVEGPTRGRTIGDETQMGPSRRSRVAVGVDAERFVARLMERMATALA, from the coding sequence ATGGCTCGCAAAATCATCCTGGATCTAGATACTGGTATTGATGATGCGCTGGCCCTTGCCTATGCCTTGGGGTCCCCGGACCTTGAACTACTGGCGGTAACGGGCACCTACGGTAACGTCACCGTTGAACAGGGCGTGGCCAATACCTTGTCCCTGCTTGACTTGCTTGCCCGGCCCGATATCCCGGTCTATGCGGGGCCAGGGCATGCCAGTGATAGGCAGGGCTTTGAGGTTCTTGAGATTTCCCGTTTCATCCATGGCGGCAATGGCATTGGCAACGTAGACGTTGCCCGCAGCAGCCGCGGGGTGCAAGCAGGCTCGGCGGTGGACTTTCTGATAGGCGCCGTGGCGAGCCATGGCGATGACTTAGTGATTGTGTCCACGGGGCCGTCAACCACGGTGGCCCAGGCTATGAAGCAGTCCGAGGATTTCGCCCACAATGCCCGCATTGTGTTCATGGGCGGGGCCCTTACCGTGCCGGGCAATGTCACCCCCTGGTCCGAGGCCAACGTGCACCAGGATCCCCCGGCCAGCGATTACATGCTGCGGCAAAGCCGTGATATTTCGATGGTGGGCCTGGACGTCACGCTTCAGACACTGCTAACCACGGAGCATACGGCCACGTGGCGTGGCCTGGGTACGGCTGCGGGCCGCACCTATGCTGACATGCTTGATTATTACATCGATGCCTATGCCGTAACGGCTCCGTACCTTGGCGGATGTGGTCTGCACGATCCCCTGGCCGTAGCCGCGGCCGAAGACGATTCGATTATCACCTGGCTGCCTCACGCGATGAAGGTCGACGTGGAGGGGCCTACGCGCGGGCGCACCATTGGCGATGAGACTCAGATGGGGCCCTCGCGGCGCTCCAGAGTCGCAGTGGGGGTGGATGCGGAGCGGTTCGTGGCCCGCCTGATGGAGAGGATGGCCACGGCGTTGGCCTGA